A window of Nonomuraea angiospora genomic DNA:
ACTGGCCAAGCCGTACCCCCTGGTGGTGCCCATCCTGCGGGCCGGGCTCGGCATGCTCGACGGCATGACCAGGCTGCTGCCCACGGCCGAGGTCGGGTTCCTCGGCATGATCAGGAACGAGTCCACCCTCCAGGCCGAGACGTACGCCACGCGGCTGCCCGACGACCTGTCCGGGCGCCAGTGCTACGTCGTCGACCCGATGCTGGCCACCGGCGGCACGCTGGCGGCGGCCGTGCAGTTCCTGTTCGACAGGGGCGCGATCGACGTCACGGCCATCTGCCTGCTGGCCGCCCCCGAGGGCCTGGCGTACATGGACAAGGTGTTCGCCAACTCGGGCAAGCCCATCCGCGTGGTGACCGCCGCGCTCGACGAGCGGCTCAACGAGAACGGCTACATCGTGCCCGGCCTCGGCGACGCGGGCGACCGCCTCTACGGCGTGGTCTGACGCCACACGTGGCCTGAAAAGCACCTTTCCCGTCACAGGCAGTCATCTCTTCGTTACATACTGTTGTTTCGTGGGTACGAAGAGGCAGGAAGGCAACTTCCGCATGCGCGTGGGGGAGCACGATGAGCGATCACAGCGAGGCGGAGCCGGCTCCGTACGCGGAGGTGGAAACTGTGTTGTGCGACGAGTTCGCCGGCATCCACTCCGCGACCACCGTAACGCGCTGCGTTGAAGCAGCGCACTACGGCGCGCTGGAGGTCACCGGTTACGCCCATCCAAGCCTTGTAGAGCGCATCGCACGCAAGCACCTTCACGTCCTGGCCCTGGTGGCCAGCGAACGCGGCTGATCAAGATCGGATCTATACCGCCAAGGCATCTTTACCCGGGCATCCGGGTGGGTAATGTATAGGGCGGGTGGAGTGGGTAAGGGCACGGAGGCGACGGTGCAGGTCAAAAAAGTCCTCACATACGGTGGTATCGCATTTGTCGCGTACTACCTGTTCGCGCGACCATCTGACGCCGCGGACGCGGTGAGAGGAGCGTTCGACACGGTGTTCAACGCGGCAGACTCGCTGGCTCAATTTGTGAACAGCCTGTCATGAGACTTGTGACCCACGGGGACTCCGCCCCGTCGTCGGTCAACCGATACCTTCTCCCCCAAGAACAACAGTTCATCATGGTCCGGCGGCACCCTGCGATCTTGCTACGGCCGGTTGCCGAGGTGCTCGCCGGCCTGATCGTCGCGGGCTTGCTCAGCAAGTTCTTCGGAGGCAGCGATCAGGGTGGCACGGCGCTCGTCGTCGTGTGGTGGTTGTGGCTCCTGCTTCTGGTGCGTTTCGTGTGGAAAGTCGCGGAGTGGTCGGTCGATTACTTTGTGGTGACTTCGAAGCGCATGCTGCTGACAACGGGCTTGATCACCCGTAAGGTCGCGATGATGCCTTTGGGCAAGGTCACCGACATGAGCTTCCAAAGAAGTCTGCTTGGGCGCATGCTCGGTTACGGTGAGTTCATCCTCGAGTCAGCAGGTCAGGACCAGGCACTCTCGACCGTGGAGTA
This region includes:
- the upp gene encoding uracil phosphoribosyltransferase yields the protein METLVVDHPLVAHKLTTLRDVRTDSPTFRRLADELVTLLAYEATRDVRTTDVTVETPVSPAHGVRLAKPYPLVVPILRAGLGMLDGMTRLLPTAEVGFLGMIRNESTLQAETYATRLPDDLSGRQCYVVDPMLATGGTLAAAVQFLFDRGAIDVTAICLLAAPEGLAYMDKVFANSGKPIRVVTAALDERLNENGYIVPGLGDAGDRLYGVV
- a CDS encoding PH domain-containing protein, which produces MRLVTHGDSAPSSVNRYLLPQEQQFIMVRRHPAILLRPVAEVLAGLIVAGLLSKFFGGSDQGGTALVVVWWLWLLLLVRFVWKVAEWSVDYFVVTSKRMLLTTGLITRKVAMMPLGKVTDMSFQRSLLGRMLGYGEFILESAGQDQALSTVEYIPYPETLYLEVCGMLFPSKDESDD